From the genome of Anopheles funestus chromosome 2RL, idAnoFuneDA-416_04, whole genome shotgun sequence:
TTGAGCTGAACTATAATCGAATTTACGATGTGTTTCATTGGTTTCTGAAAATTACCCTGCTTCGCATATTTGACGATGACTTCCTGGTGGCACCGATTCCAACTATGGTGTTTCATTTCTATACGTCGGAAATTGTCATTTGTCTAGTTTTCGTCCTGCTACATGCATTGTCCTATCGCAACGATCTGGATGCGGTTATTCTGAGCGTATCGGCATTTGTGAGCGCGTTTGAGTTGTTCCTCAAAATCAACGGTATGGTATACCGGCGGAAGGAGATCACTCAGATGATCCGCACGGTACTGAACGATCGAAGCTATCTCAACGGACCAATGGAGGCCGCTATCTGTGCGAAGTATCAGCGTTTAGCAAGGTAATGGAATAATCAATTACTGAATTGGAAGGCCATGCAAAAACCTGTAcgactttgttttgttttttgtttttcattcggCACACAGGAAGCTACTGTTCATTACGATCGTGTCGTATATTAGTACGGCCATAATGTTGCTGATCTATCCATTGCTGGTTGGAGGCATCGGTGAACGTATACTGCCAGTGGGTTTTTCATTACCGCTGGTGGACTATCATAAGAATCCATGGTACTTAATCAACTTTGTGCTCCAGATTGTGCAAGTAAACTGGGTCGCGCTGGTGTTTATTGGACTGGATGGaccattttatttgtttgtatgcTACTCGGCCTCGCAGCTAGAGATACTGATCGTGTATCTTCGTCAGATTGGTGAAAAGTAAGTGAAAAGGATGCGCCACTGTAGCACGAGAGCTaggcgcctaaatgtatgcaatacgGCGGGCACCAGTGTAGTAACTAAGAAATGAGTGATGTTTTAAGACTTTAATtgcacattttctttttctttttcgatccTCGATAGTCCCGATAACGTAGCAGACCAAAGGCGATTGATACGGAAGGTGTTTGATATTCATTCCGGACTTTCAAagtaagtttttatttatccaaTTAgcttcaaaataaaacactatgCATTATGCAAAGATTTCTAGCAAGCTGCTCTAAGATATACCGGGAAGTTTACCTGATGCAAGTGCTCTGTTCGATCGTACACATCTGTGTGTCACTGTTTCACATCCAGATTAAGTTCAAAAACGGTTCCTATGGTATGCTGCTGACCAATGTCAACAAGGTGTGGCTGTTCTGCTACTGTGGCGAGCTGGTCGTAAGCAAGGCGGCCGACTTTAGCACCGCCGTGTACGCTAACCAGTGGTATCAGCTGTGGAATCGTCGTGATCTTCAGGATGTGCTGTTCATGCTACGGAATGCTCAACGCAACTATGGCTTCAGTGTGGGCGGGTTCGGATTTTTATCGTTTGCCACGTTCACTGCGGTAATGTGGTTATGTCTGTTTGTAACGATGAAAGCCCAACCTTCACATCTTTCTCACACCTTTCCAGATCATGAAAACTGCTTACAGCTGTAATGCATTCCTGCACAGAGTGATGAACTAAACCGCACCGGGGGCGCTCACGTTCCAACGTTCCAAGTCTACAGGGCACAATCAATGCTTAACTACTTGTTGGTAAGTACACCGGGCATTCATTTCCCccattcgttttttgtttctcgttACCCATCATACTGTTGGAAAGTTCACTGCTGAAATTTCAACCAAACTGCCTAAACACTCGCACCCATTGCTAAAATAAAGCGATTTGCATAACAACCGGAAATTATATCTTGCCCAAAACCATCCCggttctttccatttttctttgtggaaagaaaactttcgacaaggaggaaaggaaaatgtaaatttttggggcgaaaaataatttttgcaagACAAACTACAGCTCGAGCCCAATATGCTTGACACACTTCTGTGAGGTAAAACTTGAAAATACGTGATAATGAGTTCGTCCGTCGGGTAAGATAATCTGGTAAGGTAAAGCGGAAGCCATCTAATTCGACACCATTGACACATGGTCGTTAAAATTCGGTACCAAACACTAATCGTACCTTTGCTGACGTCACGAACAAATTTATCGGGTGCTATAACGTTTAGTTtagcgtgtttttgtttgtctttcctTCAAACATATCTTTCGGTCGATCTTCTTATGGATggatttttgtacattttgtgtttggtttgtttattaATCGACCCACCATTAAGTTGCCTTCGCTTGTGGGCTTATTATGCATTATGTCAACCAACAAAGGCACCATTAGATTGTGAACCACAAAGAGTGTGACTTTGGGTAAACTTTTTATTGCTAGCGGTAGCAGCACTAGCAAAAATATAtgttcaaacatttttcaatttcaatcatcATGAGGAGTAATTTGTCTTCCGCGGTAGCGGTACCCACCGTGGAGTGTGGAAATgcggagaaagagagagagaaaaaaaatcgttcactagaaaataaataaatcgtaCCCAGGAGATGCTAATCGGTACGCGCGCGCGACGCCACAGCAGCAGGGtggagtgttttcttttacttccgattctttcttttgcaacttttcattcattccAAGGCAATATTCCAAGGCATCTCACAGCAAAGCTTCCGATGGCCGTGCAcacactgggcgcctccattaaaaTTTACTTACCGTAACGGCGGCGTAGTACACATCTCGCCCCGGAACAGGTTTTGTGTGTACCGGGCGGATCGATCCATTACTCTGCACAAACAGAAAGTGAGAATCGTGAAATGAGAACCAAGGCCCGTGTCCTTTCGGTGTGCCCGTTAGAAAACCGATTTGAATTGCTGATGAGACGTTCTTGTGTCGCTCACATTCCATTTTCCGGTTCCCATTTTTGGTCGCTTCGCTTACGCTTACGCTTGTGTGCGTAGAAACTGCGAATGTGGAAATCTTCGTGATTGTCCTCGTCACAAACCAAACGCAAAAGTCAAATTAGATTCCGTCTCGATCGAGCCAATCTGGCACCGCGTGTGGTGCAAATTTATTCCATCCAAGTAGCGCGCTTGGAGCAGTGTGAACGGTACGGagtatgttttctttcttgctttccTGCTATTGGGATAGTTACAGCACTAGCAACGATCCTAGTGTGCGTTGCATGGAACCTAACAACAGTCCCGTGGGGATAAGCACAAATAGCTTTCCAGCAATAGTGATCCGGGATCCTTCGTTGCAGGCATCGGTGAAACATTGGCACACATATTCCTCGTGGCCACCATTGTCCATGCCAGCGCATGGTCGACGTCCCCGTTCGTAACCACACTCACGTACTATCCGCGTATGATCCGGTACGCTTCCACCGATCACTGTAAGCAGATCGCGATCGTTTATTTTATGGcgtgttttcaattttagcTCACTCTCACCTAACAAGTTCATCTTTCTGCAGAACGCTTCACGGCCTTGCTTATCTGGTGGACATTCCACAAGCAGTCGGGCCGGTACGGATCGATTGTCCCGGTACTCCTCGTCAGTAAAGCTCGTCGGTGGTTGCAAGCATTCTGAGTTGTCGTTGGAATTACAGGTGTAGCAACGAATTGCATTTACTGATGGAaggaatatgaaaaaaaaagagattaatTCAAACATTGAGTTTGTGTGATGGTTGGCGATAGAAAAAGGctccacaaaaaagaatatttctaTTGCAGAAATAGCTACCCATTGCCGGAGGGTTCCATTCAGCCACTCCCGAAGTACGTCGTAAATAATTAACTAATTGTTATTCCAACAAAAATGGAACCCACCATTATTACGTGCAAAGTAATAACCTTCCAGTAGCGTATCGTAAATGCTGTGACGTATACGTGCAGAAACAATTAGCTCCAATGTCacggttttgcttttatttctgcTATCCTTTACCCGGCCAGACTAGCTTTGCCCGTGGATTTAgtataaaagaaaactctCCCATATTTTTGGGAATGTTATTCCCACCGGTGAAATAATAAGGTAATAAGGCCCATGGTTTTTACACATAAAACCGGTGAATAGCAAGTAGCTGGGAGTGTGATAAATAATTTCCAATTCATTGAGCATGTAGCTAAATCACGCATCCGTCATGTACAGCAACACACTCTGATGGGCAGCCCTGTCGAAGTTTTCCTGCTGCTATTGTTGGCCATCACCTTTGCGCGAACCATGACCCGTAATAATGCCCGTGAAACAAAAGGTCCTAGAGGCCGCAAGCAGCAAATGTTGCGATTTGATCATTAATGCGTGATGGAGcagtgaaaatttcattacccTTGATAAGGCCACATTTCGGTGTGGAAATCCCTTAAGGGAAGTCGATCACCGTAGCATAAGAACAATCGAACACTAAATGTGTCCTACTGGTTTTTAGTGGCTGTGTACCTGCGAAAGGtcaaataggttttttttacaaaagaacgaaaaagaaaattttgttggaaaaatagagTTTGCTAATTAAGTTATTTTATTGCTctttcttatttaaaatttttacgTAAAAATAGCTAGGTTAgcatataaattaatttgatttttaccttatctctttattttttaatataattaaatatattgaCGAGCAAACGTTACATAAACAATACTTTTATTCTGGAGGGTTCCGCAAAGGATAAACAATTGACCGTTGCCGATAACCACTATCGGTTGTTTATCCAACTTGTTCCAattgaaagagagagagagagagagcttacTGAAATCATGAATTATTTATGCTAAGGTAATCCACGCACGGTATGGTCCAACTGTCCACTTGGCTGCCACTAACGAAGTGGCTCTAGTTTCATTACATCCGTACCGGTCAAACGTAGAAAgtgcaaacaattttccaatcatGAATTTCATCGCTCGGCACATCAGAATCAGAAGGATCCGGTGGTAACAGTGGCATGAATAAACAACCATTTACTACACCAGGTGTCGGAGAATCAACGATTGatgcagataaaaaaaataccagcAACAAACACACTGCTCCACAATCTCATTTTAACGAGCGATGTGTACACGCTGTTAATGCAATGTCGTTCTTATCAGGCCACAACAAATCTTCTCTACTTGGGCACTACTTTTCCCAACCCGTTCTTCAGCGGGAAGTGGAAcaggaaacaaacgaaaaaaaaacttccaaaatGTTGACAGCATGTCATACCTCTGTGGGTACAACGGCACACAGCACGGGACACTGCCATACTGTTGGACACGATAAACGGACAACGGACCATGTGTCTTGCGCCTTTCAAACGAATTGTCATCAATCACCAGAATGTGAAGGAGAGTGTTGGCTGGATGGCACGGCACGGCATGACAAAACGGTCTCCGTTCCGGTAAATGAGGTAAAAGTATTCTATTAATTATTCCTACCGGGGGTGAAGGTGCGTCATGGAATTTGACCGTTGGAATGTGATCGTGCCTAACTGATTAGACGTGATAGAACGACCTTGTCACATTGACGGTCTTATGTTGCAAGGCCATATGCTTCACTTAACGATGTAAGATTATTCTTGTTAGCTATAGACTCTTGGCGTATCTACTTCTAGAATTCCTGGCCTCCGTTAAGATCACCGAATAGATCCTCATAACATTTAACAGCAATGTTGTTGCTTCTCACAAACAGATTTCCACATTTTGCACATCAAACCAACAGCACTCTTACCAGGGCACACCACAACAGCAAACACCACCAAAAGCACTAATCCTAACTGTTTCGAAACAGCCATTTTTGGCCCACGAGATGTCTGCCTGCACACTCCCGAACAGCTAGCACCGGACGGACAACTGATCGGAACATGTGGAACGATCGAGGATCTTATATAGCAAAATGATCATATGATCTACCAGACGTCGTAAACAGGTTGTGTGTGAGATGGATAGACTAAACTGGTGTTAATTCGCATGCACGTGAGTTTCAGACATTTTGAAGCGGTTTTTTGATAACTTTCTATTGTACATGTTTggaaaatgcgtttttttttggaaaaccatCTGCTTTAGTTGCGTTAGATTTGCGTAACGGCGCatttttaaaccttttaaGTTTCTAcagtaaaaatttaaatttacatatacatttgtacatttgttgtgttttattgtttgataTTTGTCTGGTTGTAAATGCATGTGAAGGAGTACAAATTTGTTGTTCAACCCTACTACGAGGAGATGTTTCATCTAGTATCTCTATTGTTGTTTcctagtatttttttaatacacttAAAAAACTTCAATGCAAGTAGCATCGTCCATCGCATAATACATTCAAAAATTTCTTCGTCCCTTCCTTATCTAACTTACGCGGCGCTAATCACACCGTCATCGATGTCGTAATGATTAACGTACAATTAAGTATCAACATATCACGCAGCGACACAACACGATCGCATGTCACTAGTCATCGATCGATCAGTTAGTGTGCGTAACATTGTTGTGTTTGGgaaaatatatacaaaaatAGGTGTTAATCCTTGCCAGAAACCTATC
Proteins encoded in this window:
- the LOC125764105 gene encoding odorant receptor 4-like, whose translation is MYFFHKSQQYLELNYNRIYDVFHWFLKITLLRIFDDDFLVAPIPTMVFHFYTSEIVICLVFVLLHALSYRNDLDAVILSVSAFVSAFELFLKINGMVYRRKEITQMIRTVLNDRSYLNGPMEAAICAKYQRLARKLLFITIVSYISTAIMLLIYPLLVGGIGERILPVGFSLPLVDYHKNPWYLINFVLQIVQVNWVALVFIGLDGPFYLFVCYSASQLEILIVYLRQIGENPDNVADQRRLIRKVFDIHSGLSKFLASCSKIYREVYLMQVLCSIVHICVSLFHIQIKFKNGSYGMLLTNVNKVWLFCYCGELVVSKAADFSTAVYANQWYQLWNRRDLQDVLFMLRNAQRNYGFSVGGFGFLSFATFTAIMKTAYSCNAFLHRVMN
- the LOC125764101 gene encoding uncharacterized protein LOC125764101 isoform X2, whose translation is MAVSKQLGLVLLVVFAVVVCPVNAIRCYTCNSNDNSECLQPPTSFTDEEYRDNRSVPARLLVECPPDKQGREAFCRKMNLLVIGGSVPDHTRIVRECGYERGRRPCAGMDNGGHEEYVCQCFTDACNEGSRITIAGKLFVLIPTGLLLGSMQRTLGSLLVL